The Flaviramulus sp. BrNp1-15 genome has a window encoding:
- a CDS encoding prepilin-type N-terminal cleavage/methylation domain-containing protein, translating into MKTKHKIQAFTLSEMIVVIIITSIIVGMAFSVLSMVQKHMSSIQSNFTKNTELNKLEQALWIDFNRYTNIKYDIVDDELIFTSEMDTISYKFTEDSILKNLDTFNIQVQNKLFFFDGTKAQNGQIDAIKMETSKTFQNQQLFVFKQNDATLFMN; encoded by the coding sequence TTGAAAACTAAACACAAAATACAAGCTTTTACTTTAAGTGAAATGATTGTGGTCATCATCATCACTAGTATTATAGTTGGTATGGCTTTTTCTGTTTTATCTATGGTGCAAAAACATATGAGTAGTATTCAAAGTAATTTTACTAAAAACACCGAACTCAATAAACTAGAGCAGGCTTTATGGATTGATTTTAATAGATACACCAATATAAAATATGACATAGTGGATGATGAATTGATTTTTACTTCAGAAATGGATACGATTTCATATAAATTTACTGAAGATTCTATTCTTAAAAACCTAGATACCTTCAATATTCAAGTACAAAACAAATTATTCTTTTTTGATGGAACCAAAGCTCAAAATGGACAAATAGATGCCATTAAAATGGAGACATCTAAAACATTTCAAAATCAGCAACTTTTTGTATTTAAACAAAATGATGCCACCTTATTCATGAACTAA